A window from Bufo bufo chromosome 1, aBufBuf1.1, whole genome shotgun sequence encodes these proteins:
- the TMEM205 gene encoding transmembrane protein 205 isoform X1 encodes MYVCRAGAALSFPRMVAEGEPGSLVKVVYLLVLAASWGMQCWVTFVAGFVMIRGVPRHTFGLVQSKLFPFYGHIVMCISFLNLTIYASYHPRELLSTSESLQIALFFISLILSALNARWFSPAITKAMFKMQEIEREHGLGGEIGLKANIEGYKLLREKDPKYLALRKTFFRYHGISSLCNLVSLLCNGANLVFTALLLPTV; translated from the exons ATGTATGTCTGCAGAGCAGGGGCCGCTCTCTCTTTTCCCAG GATGGTGGCGGAGGGGGAGCCCGGGAGCCTGGTGAAGGTGGTCTACCTCCTGGTGCTGGCGGCCTCGTGGGGCATGCAGTGCTGGGTGACCTTTGTAGCAG GCTTTGTGATGATCAGGGGGGTCCCCCGGCATACATTTGGATTAGTGCAGAGTAAGCTGTTCCCGTTTTATGGTCACATCGTCATGTGCATCTCCTTCCTGAACCTGACCATATACGCATCGTATCATCCGCGGGAGCTGTTGTCCACCTCTGAGAGTCTGCAG ATCGCTCTCTTCTTCATCTCACTTATTCTATCTGCACTCAACGCTCGGTGGTTCTCCCCAGCCATAACCAAAGCCATGTTTAAGATGCAGGAAATAGAGCGTGAGCACGGCCTGGGAGGAGAGATCGGGCTGAAGGCCAACATTGAGGGGTACAAGCTTCTGCGGGAGAAGGACCCCAAATACCTAGCCCTGCGCAAAACCTTCTTTCGCTACCACGGCATCTCCTCTCTCTGCAATTTGGTGTCACTGCTGTGTAATGGCGCTAACCTTGTATTTACTGCCCTACTTCTTCCCACAGTATAA
- the TMEM205 gene encoding transmembrane protein 205 isoform X2 — protein sequence MTQHSDRGLQRGMVAEGEPGSLVKVVYLLVLAASWGMQCWVTFVAGFVMIRGVPRHTFGLVQSKLFPFYGHIVMCISFLNLTIYASYHPRELLSTSESLQIALFFISLILSALNARWFSPAITKAMFKMQEIEREHGLGGEIGLKANIEGYKLLREKDPKYLALRKTFFRYHGISSLCNLVSLLCNGANLVFTALLLPTV from the exons ATGACTCAGCACAGTGACAGAGGCCTGCAGAGGGG GATGGTGGCGGAGGGGGAGCCCGGGAGCCTGGTGAAGGTGGTCTACCTCCTGGTGCTGGCGGCCTCGTGGGGCATGCAGTGCTGGGTGACCTTTGTAGCAG GCTTTGTGATGATCAGGGGGGTCCCCCGGCATACATTTGGATTAGTGCAGAGTAAGCTGTTCCCGTTTTATGGTCACATCGTCATGTGCATCTCCTTCCTGAACCTGACCATATACGCATCGTATCATCCGCGGGAGCTGTTGTCCACCTCTGAGAGTCTGCAG ATCGCTCTCTTCTTCATCTCACTTATTCTATCTGCACTCAACGCTCGGTGGTTCTCCCCAGCCATAACCAAAGCCATGTTTAAGATGCAGGAAATAGAGCGTGAGCACGGCCTGGGAGGAGAGATCGGGCTGAAGGCCAACATTGAGGGGTACAAGCTTCTGCGGGAGAAGGACCCCAAATACCTAGCCCTGCGCAAAACCTTCTTTCGCTACCACGGCATCTCCTCTCTCTGCAATTTGGTGTCACTGCTGTGTAATGGCGCTAACCTTGTATTTACTGCCCTACTTCTTCCCACAGTATAA
- the TMEM205 gene encoding transmembrane protein 205 isoform X3, which produces MVAEGEPGSLVKVVYLLVLAASWGMQCWVTFVAGFVMIRGVPRHTFGLVQSKLFPFYGHIVMCISFLNLTIYASYHPRELLSTSESLQIALFFISLILSALNARWFSPAITKAMFKMQEIEREHGLGGEIGLKANIEGYKLLREKDPKYLALRKTFFRYHGISSLCNLVSLLCNGANLVFTALLLPTV; this is translated from the exons ATGGTGGCGGAGGGGGAGCCCGGGAGCCTGGTGAAGGTGGTCTACCTCCTGGTGCTGGCGGCCTCGTGGGGCATGCAGTGCTGGGTGACCTTTGTAGCAG GCTTTGTGATGATCAGGGGGGTCCCCCGGCATACATTTGGATTAGTGCAGAGTAAGCTGTTCCCGTTTTATGGTCACATCGTCATGTGCATCTCCTTCCTGAACCTGACCATATACGCATCGTATCATCCGCGGGAGCTGTTGTCCACCTCTGAGAGTCTGCAG ATCGCTCTCTTCTTCATCTCACTTATTCTATCTGCACTCAACGCTCGGTGGTTCTCCCCAGCCATAACCAAAGCCATGTTTAAGATGCAGGAAATAGAGCGTGAGCACGGCCTGGGAGGAGAGATCGGGCTGAAGGCCAACATTGAGGGGTACAAGCTTCTGCGGGAGAAGGACCCCAAATACCTAGCCCTGCGCAAAACCTTCTTTCGCTACCACGGCATCTCCTCTCTCTGCAATTTGGTGTCACTGCTGTGTAATGGCGCTAACCTTGTATTTACTGCCCTACTTCTTCCCACAGTATAA